The Grus americana isolate bGruAme1 chromosome 5, bGruAme1.mat, whole genome shotgun sequence region TGATTATTCCTGGAACACATTCATTCTATGCTAATCAGTTGGCCACAATGTTCAcgaaggagaagcagcagcaatttgCTCTCCAACCATCATCATTTTGAGTACATGGGaatgttactttttttgtgATGAATTGTATCAAcgacaacaacaaaataatcaggaaatACTCTCGGTTGATCAccttcttatttttccttcctaaaaacCAAAGCAACCTCAAAACAACGAGCAACATTATATCCAGATAGAGTTACTTCTGCATAGATATTTGCtttaattgcaaaaataatCTCACCACTGGGGAGGAAGTCAGTGGAGAAAATTGGTCTTTTGGATGCAGTACCAAGCTGTTCCATAAacaatttcaagaaaaaaaggttgaagATTTTAGGAAAGCCGTTACATATGAAAGAAATGCTTACTGTTTATTTACTTGGAGGAAACGATGGAGATTAAAAGCAAGTGTCCCATCGGGTAATACTCCTTCCACAGGATTCCACCGGTTCCCAGGAAAATAAACGCCAGGTAAATGCTTTGCCAGCTTGGGTAAATACCATTCATAAGTCATCATCTATCACcaaaaatataagcaaaattaaaacaagaaacaaagtTTTCATCCATTTTACAtccaaaagctgcagaaaatggTTTCTGCAGGAGGAATGACTCAGTAAGGTCACCCCCCATTTCAGCAATTGCCTGGGACCACACCATCGACCAGGTCACCAGTGGTTTCTGATCAGAGGCACGCGGTCCTCCCTGTTGAGGGGGCAAAGGAAATGCTGGGAAGAGACACAACAAAGTTTTGGGTTGGTTAAATATGAGgcgttgggttttgggtttctCAACAAGTCACGAACCCTTGCACAAACAAGCGCAAGGACTGATGGGGCAGTGGAAGTGGTGGTGTACCCGTCTGTAAGggggatttttcttctcccgtttctcaggaaaaaaagaaagtgcaaaCAGCACCCAGGGACACACAGCGCCTCcgttttaatgtaaaaaaactAGAGGCAGAAATCTGCAAAACTACCTTTGGGGGACCAAGATAACAGAGGGGGTGCAGGGAATGAGCCTCAGCATGGTAAAGTCCTTGGGAGCAACCCCAAAGCCACATCGCCCATGGGGCAACTGCTGACCTGCTGCCCTCCAGGCTGCTCCCAGAAGCCTTCTGCGGCCCCAACATCTGTACTTGGGGGcaactgcagaaagcagcagggacaaAGCTTCCTCAGCAAGGCAAACACCAGTCCTGTGCCACATCTGGGTATCTGCCATGATGAAGAACTTGGGCTTCCCCTTCTCTCTACTGGCTGTCACCTCCCTGTCGCCTTTTTGGGCTTGAATGGGGCTTGCACACCACACTCCATCCCAGAGCTACCCacaatccttaaaaaaaaaatcaatttttttctgcatcacgAGTTTTATTTGAACAAAGAGACCCCCTCGAGGAGAGAAAGGAACAACTGAACTTTTGCTTCCGCTTTTTAAATCTGTCTGTTGCCTCTTTTAATATTACTTTCTGAACCTACCTCCTGGTCCACCAAGGTGATATCTGGCCTCATCCCTTCGCAATAATGAAGGTAACGAAGAGCATTCCCGGGTAAGTCTCCTCTTAGCAAGATCACTGCACCCATCGGCATAGAGGACAGCAGATTCCTTGCAAACTTATCGACAACATAATTGTTGCTCTGATCACAAACACTTAAGAGAACAGATAAAAAACAGTATCTTAAAAAAACGTATTTGCATGGCTTTGCGTATCTTCAGAACAATTTTATGCAATAGGTGAAGTCCTTTGCCTTGGTCAGATCTTGCTGAAAATCATCATCTCCATATCCGGAGAAACCAAGATACAGAAATGAAGCATTTAGACTACAGTCCCCCAGAAATCAGCACCAGAGACACAAGCCACTCGAGTTTTGCCAAAATACACACTCATTGCACGCCTTCAccttaattctgattttttcttgGGCTAAACCTAGAGACTTACTAGTTGGAGCTGGAAGTGCCAGCACAAGGATGGTTCTATAAAGTATATGAAATCCTCCCCACCCttttaattaaagattaaaaagccAAGTATTTGTACCGTCAGGTAGAAGTAGCTTTACATTACCTGAGATTAAATTCTTTTTGTTACACAGTCGTGTGTGCACACACTCCAGGTACAGACTCCAGAAGAGGACACTCCATGGCATTGCTCAGGACATGGGAAAAGATGTATGCAAAGGAAGGATTCCCAAATATGAAGTTCTGCGTGTTCTACACTTCACCAGTTGGTCAACCTCTACCTGAGCATCCCTACTACTACGCTGATTCCTACCCGAGCCACTGGAGAGTCTTCAGCATGGTTATGGAATAAGGAAGACCTACATTACAGATCTAAGTCTTcgaaatgggaaaaaattaagaaaaaatgccAGGGCACAAGGTTTGCAGAAGCAAagtgagggaaggaaaaggtgaCTGTTCAGGTCAAATGAATTCTGCAAACCTTCTTAGGGCATAATGCAGAGATTTATGAGTTTCTTTCATTAGAAGTTTACGTATCTACAGAGTTTTCTTCCTTCAACCTACACGACACCCCCGCAGACAGCCTGGTGTTAAGCGTTTCGTGGTTTTGAGGGCGATCAAACAAGGGCGTCCTGCAGGCTGTGACCACGCACGCTCAGGTGGGATGTCAAAACTGCCTCTCCCACTTCAAGCCAAGGACAAAAcccccaggagcagggctggggggtggggggggggggtacgtTACAGCAGCACCCCGACTGCACGGCATCCCGCAGCCCCGCGAGGCTGCGACAAGACACgtgcccccccgggggggggggattcgTTACCTGTAATTTGCCCAAACTTGAGAAGCGACGAGAGCAAGAGCGGAAAGCCACTCCAGCCACGGCGGTGCCCGGCTGCCCTCCAGCACGGCGCTTCCGACGGAGGCGAGCacggccagccccagccccgccagcacagccaccacggcgctgctctgcagccagaaTCGCTCCACCTAGGAAACGAAAAAATCCCAGGGATCCCCATTTCCGTTTCCCCAGCTATaaggaaacagaataaataGCTGTATTTTTGCACCTTACGCAGCTTCAAGGCAACCACCTGCTCCTGGTTAGGTGGTTTTAAGGCTTCTTCCAAAAATTTATGCGCCAGAGCGGTTTTTGGAGTGGAACTTACCACGCCCAGAAACAGAGGTTTTGTAATATCCAAATTTGCTCTCCAAgcaaagaaaagggaataaagACAGAGCATTCCGGTGAAGAGCCAGATCACGGgtgatttctgctgctttgtcctataaaaaaaaaaataaatgtagcaCTCTAGCGGCATGatgaaaaaggagacaaaagttACGCGCGCTTGAAAAACAACTCTCTCTCTGCATACctaaatgcatttaaaacaaGGAGCCAATGAGCCTTTCTTTACCTTTGCAATTTatgaaacttctgttttcaaagcacAAACCCCTCAGGATTTCAAGAGTTTTAAGCTTGCCATCTACACAACCCTTGCCACAGGGTTACCgggaatattttgcttttaattaatagACGACCACAGCCAATTGCTGAAATTTTtgcagcagcaagcagaaggCAAAGCAAGCCGCCCATGCAGCCAGCAAGAAAGCGCACGTCGGAGCAAACGCTCTCCTCCAACTTACGGCAGTGCTGTGCTCACACAAGCCACAAGTGCCAGGGCGAGGACGGGAAGGGAGAGCTCCGACTTCATCTGTGCCAGCTGAAAACTGCGGAGAAATTAATGCATGGATGCGTCATCCCCACATCGTCCCTTGCACTCAATTAAAGTGTCAAGAGAAACAAGGAATAAGCACAACATAACAGTCGCACTCTGCTGTGATTAAGTCTCCCAGAAATGGGAACAAGCTCAGTTTACGTATCAGGATTTTGAATGGAAAATGACTGGGGAGGGAGATCCAGCATTTTTCCTTCAATGGAGATGACAGACGGACGTTCATGCATGCTGTCCCTGCGCCGGATGcacacagccccagctctggACCAAGCCAAGGACAGGCAGGACAGGAACCTCTTTGGCCAAAATGACAGCAGCATCAACAGGTTTCTCTCCACTAAAAGGCACAGTGAAGATTTTACTCACAGCAGCATCTCTCTCATGCTGGATCCTGTCTCGGACTTGGCCTagataacaaagaaagaaaacccctgAGAAACCCACACATCGATTGCCATGTCACTGGGGCAAGAAGTCTTTCcgttttctgttttgcagagccCTGAGCGCACAGGGCTCCTCAAAACTCCTCCAGGTGGTACACCAAGGTGGCCACAGGGAACAGGAATGGCTTAAACGATCAAAAAGACAGCAAACTCTATTCAAACCTTCATGGCAAGGTTTTCTCCCACATTCCTGTTTTCCATTATGCCACTGTGCAGGGTTTACCACCTGGATAAGCATTTCTTCAAGGTGCTACCAATCCATTACCCTGTGACTTCAGCACATCATATGGTTTAGCTATGATTTCCActacatcatagaatcattcaggttggaaaagacctttaagatcatcgagtccaaccgtaaagCTAACCCTGCcgagtccaccactaaaccacgtccctaagcaccacatctacacgtcttttaaatacctccagggatggtgactcaattGCTTTCCTGGGTAGCCTGTTCTGATgtttgataaccctttcagtgaagaattttttcctaatatccaatttaaacttcccctggcacaacttgaggccatttcctcttgtcctataTCCACAcagtgcatttattttctgggaCATCTCCCCACAAGCTGAGACAAGCACGTGGGCCTCAATTCCTGCTTGCTTACCAGACTCGcccctgtcccctctgccctgacggaggcagagctgtgtgaGGTTTATATGAGATACACGAGAATTTTTATTGCAGAGACTGCAATCCATGACATGAGTCTGGGAAAGAAGACCTGCTCGGTGGAGGTGAGGAATTACCTTCGTAGGTGCTTGTTGGAAAAGCAGTGGCTACCAGATAACAGATAAGGTAAATGGATGCAGGACATCTGGAAGGAATATTTAATCTCCACAAAAATGGAATAGTTAATTGCATtcaagatttaatttaaaaaaaacaccaacaagaAGTCTTAGAGGATGGAGAGCCAGCCCACAGCTCCTGAAGCACCACTGCCACCTCCCTGTTTCTGGCAAAGCCCCACCTTGCTGGCACCTGACACCTTCTGCCCCCAGACACATCCCTTGCAGGAGATGACATTTCTGATCCTCGACTTACAGGTGGAACCCTCTCCTGAgtcttttctctgttgttttgttgttttttttttcaccctgccTGCCTTTAAAATGGAGCCGTGGGTCGCAAGGGCTGTCTGTCCATCCAGGCAGGACTCTGGCATTAGCCCAACTGGCGTCGGGACCAAACGCTTAGATTTTGCTGCATTTATTGCTCCTGCTTCAGACAAGTTCGTCGTAAATGTGATTTGTAGTACAGGATTACACACAGTCCATCCCTAAGCCTCCTGAACATCAACTTGAATTCATCGCATTTGATGGAGAAAGGAGTTAAGGGATTTGCATGCCTTGGTATCGCGCTGCCCAACCGAGTCTCATTCTCAGGAGACGGCTGGGAATAGGACAACAGGGGAAATCTCAGAAGTCCTTCAGAGGATGGATCTTATCTCTGTAGGAGTTTCAGAAAGATTAAGTGGCAGCAATAGGAATTATCAAGTCTTTTGCTTCACATCCTACAGCCACCCGGCTTCCCGAGAAGGATGTAATGGAATGTCAACGGTGCTCGCCGCATCACACCGGCCGGATGCGGCTGCTGCACACATGGGGCTTCATTTCTGAGGACGTGGGGCTTCAGGACCCCAAGGATTGACACGCTATGTAAACCatgcctttttctcctttcccccctcccagtggTGCGATTCCCCAGCCCTCTGAAGCAGGAAGGACAGAAGGGTGCCGGGCACTTGCTTTCCTTGGGTGGCCGGAGCCAAACATCTAAGTCAGGGCTCAAGGAGCCAGATGCAAACCCCACGCTCTGCAAGCAACCATGCGctacctccttccctccctctgcaaGAGCACAGACCAGTCAATAACTCAGATCTGAGGATTCTGAgacaccccccaaacccaccattCATTGCAACTCAGTATTAGTAAGTTAAAaggaatcttttaaaaaagtacaaCGAACTGCTTGCGACCTCCTTAAATAGctgagtttaaaattaaaaaaataagacaattatgtctgaaaacaagaaaaacacaaaactgaTGTCACCATCTCCCTCTAGCACAGGTTGCTCTCTGGGATCTTATAAATATGAGACACCTGTACAGCTCCCAGTAAATAATACAGCTCACCCCATAAAGGCAAAGagaattatttctttgctttcccagcCATGTGATCCACTCCCAGGAAACCTGACAGATCAGAAGgtcaaaatcagaaataattatttaaaaaagaaaccattttcaATTTCTTCCCCTGCAAGCCATTAATCCTCACGAATGGAAAGGTTCTGCTATTGCATAAgttaaaagaaagtaatttagaaAATGACCCTTATTTACCAGATTGAACGTCCCATATTCTTCCCTGAGAAAGTGGGTCAAAAATCCTTGAAAAGTCGTCTGGTCTCCCCATGTCCAACGGGCTTGATTGAGGTAGGACGAAGCCGGCAGATAGAGATAAGGCAGCAAACCAGCCAAGAAGCATAAACCCAACTTCAGCAAATGGCCTAGGGACAATTCCTGCACCAAAATATGTCATATTGCATAACaatgtttattttagtttaatcatgctggaacttcaagaacagataaagaaaaacatcaaatatATTTACACAGAGCTGATCTCTCAATTTATAGTAAGTCCCTACAAAATGCTATGTTAAACCTTATGATTTTGTGGATTACTAGGAAACTGCATCAAACTGATCTCCTTTGCATGGCAGGGTGAAATTTAAGTGAAGCAAATAATATTAGCTAGGACTCATGAGTATCATACTCATTGCATCTTTCACATTTAAATCATGGCATGACATGCATAGATGGCTGAAGCACTGCAAGGCTGAGATAACCCACTTTGCAGCGATTAAGAGTTGGCTGGTATTCcatctggcaaaaaaaaaaattaaataaataaaccccgCTGCTCTAGTACAACTACAcacatcatcaccatcatcagGAGTCAGTTTTGCCATTTACTTTATCGCGATTACACTGGCTAAATTGGATAGGCCAACTTTTGGGGTGGGATTTTCAAGACTGCCTAAGGGGTCAGGAAGACAAGACTTTCAAAGGGACTTCTGTGCCTAACTCCTTTAAGTGCTTTGGAAAATCCCACCCTAGAATATTGCACGCTTGCTTTATCGTTAGCCACTGCCCTGTCAATCAAAGCACTTCTTCTGCAGTTGGGGTTATGGGGAAGAGGCACCATTCAGAGCAATGCTCTACAGAGCAGAAAAAGTAGCTTGGTAACGGTGGTGGCCACAGTTCCTTCAGAAGCAAGCTGGCTCTTTTTTACTGAAGAAGGCACTGTTTTCCATCAAATATCCTTCTTATCAGGTGGTTTTCTACAGCAGGCACTACCGGGCTGTCTAAAGTATTTCCCGGGAATATTATTATTGGCACAGGTTTGTCCTTGCTGAAAATCACAGAGGTGTCTCTGGACCTCCccgattaaaaaaagaaaccaaaaccaggcTTTAAAGAGTACAAATAAATCGCAGAAGTGAAACATCATTTTGTTGAAGGAAATACATAGTCAGAAAGGGGTTTGCTGGAGACATCGAACAGATTTTGGATCAAGATTGTCTGAGTTGCATCTTATCTCTCGCAGCTTGCATGCATCACTCCAGGTTTAGTTATACCCTGCGCCATTACCCAGGACCACACCTGATTTATCAGGTCGAGGGTAGAAAAATACAGGTAGGACCGGCCAAGCAGAAACCTGCCCAACTGTCAGCTGCGAAagagagctggggggggagcagaCGGAGCCTTCTCAGGGCCACACGCAAAGTGATGAGAGCATCTGCCCTGCTGGTTTCAGGGTAAAGTAGAATTTCTGCAACACGTCTACATCCAGCCTGATGTGCTGACTCACAGAAGATCCCCTGCCGAAGACAAGAGCATCGCAGGGCCCCTGAACGTCATCTGGGAGCCTCATCCAGACGGATGCATATCACTTTCACAAGCCAGGCATGTAAAAAGGTGTTTTCACCTTCTTACACAACTAGCAAGCTTAATAGAAGAGGTGTAGAAGGAGGGACATCTTGAGCATGGGATCTCTGGTAGGAGACGAAAGGGACATACTTGACCAGATCAGGGGCTCGCTGTTTCACCGAAGGTCAGCCTTCCTTTGGTCTTGTCCAGCTGGCACGAGCCAGGCGCTCCTCACCCAAGAGCTGATCTCTCGTAGGACTCACAAGTCCTGGCTgtgccagagctggaggcacGTCCCAAGGAGATGCTGAAGAGGACTCACCCCTAGAGACAAGGATCTGCACCCTTACTGCTGCGCTGCTTATTCGGGCTGCGCCTTCAACTATCGACAGCAGTCGCAAGATGCTCTGCAACCAGCAGACACAGCTTTCATTGTGGAATCAACATACCGAAACTCATCTCCGAATGAGTTGATGGCATGAGAAAGCCAGTGCCCTCAGCCAGGAGAAGCCGTGGCCAGACTGCGCATGCCTGTGACTTCTCACCAACAGATATATTCACCTGCTTCCCCGTTTGCTCGGTCACTGAACGTGCTCTTACTTCCTACATGCTGAGCAGCTTTTAGCTCCGAGTATCGGTCTCGTAGTTGCGTATGGGGTATCTGCTAGCAGGTGGGGCAGAGCGCTGCTGTGCCAGGACACGGGGCAGGTCACAGGTTGCTGGTGTGAGCAAAGCCTCTGAATCATCATCGCTGTCAGCTCTGGTGTCAGACTGACGGACCGTAGCTTCAGAGGGTTCTGACCGACTAGTTTAGACAAACCATTGACTGTCACTGTTCGTACATCAACATAAAAGCGGCACAAGTGCTTGGAAAGAAGAATTACTCGCTGCCTTACAAAAACAGAGGCACGGGTCAGCAAAATACATACCGTCTTTCTGAAAAGCCGGGAGAGAACCCAAGGCACAATACAAGCGATATAAAGCACT contains the following coding sequences:
- the TMEM260 gene encoding transmembrane protein 260 isoform X3 gives rise to the protein MSLELSGSYAGGILAAGVFSFSRLTWQWSIAAEVFSLNNLFVGLLMALTAHFEEASTARERSKVSKLGAFCCGLSLCNQHTIVLYIACIVPWVLSRLFRKTELSLGHLLKLGLCFLAGLLPYLYLPASSYLNQARWTWGDQTTFQGFLTHFLREEYGTFNLAKSETGSSMREMLLFQLAQMKSELSLPVLALALVACVSTALPTKQQKSPVIWLFTGMLCLYSLFFAWRANLDITKPLFLGVVERFWLQSSAVVAVLAGLGLAVLASVGSAVLEGSRAPPWLEWLSALALVASQVWANYSVCDQSNNYVVDKFARNLLSSMPMGAVILLRGDLPGNALRYLHYCEGMRPDITLVDQEMMTYEWYLPKLAKHLPGVYFPGNRWNPVEGVLPDGTLAFNLHRFLQVNKHKEVFVCIGLHEGDSTWRRSYSLWPWGTCEKLVPSNVVFDPEEWIHLTRNLYNWTEDYGSFKPSSWEAVANEEMWQARMKTAFFIFDLAETASVTAEIKSQLYRFAYSSYKEIVNSHPNHPVNWHKNYAIACERMLRLRRVDVDPEVLLSETVKHFLLYTEKAEDDPQRPDILQAVKHLKKELQGLRKMKEDLRRRAG